In the Flavisolibacter tropicus genome, one interval contains:
- a CDS encoding SET domain-containing protein: MALLEKHLAVKPSTLPGAGDGLFTKVFIPKGTRIVEYKGKVCTWKDVEDDHDNGYIYSINDDHVIDAKNYKKALARYANDARGISRVKGLINNCDYVNDEDKVYIESKKDIEPGSEIFVDYGKEYWSVIRSNIRIEKEKKKKLKKK; encoded by the coding sequence ATGGCATTATTGGAAAAGCATCTGGCAGTAAAACCCTCCACCCTTCCGGGTGCAGGTGACGGCTTATTTACAAAAGTTTTTATTCCGAAAGGAACCCGTATTGTAGAATACAAAGGCAAGGTATGTACCTGGAAAGATGTAGAAGATGATCATGATAATGGCTATATCTATAGCATTAACGATGATCATGTGATTGATGCCAAGAACTATAAGAAAGCCCTGGCCCGCTATGCCAATGATGCACGCGGCATTAGCCGTGTGAAAGGCCTTATTAACAATTGCGACTATGTGAATGATGAGGACAAAGTGTACATTGAATCCAAAAAAGATATAGAGCCCGGTAGTGAGATCTTTGTTGATTATGGAAAAGAATACTGGTCGGTTATACGTAGCAATATTCGTATTGAGAAAGAGAAGAAGAAAAAGCTGAAAAAGAAATAG
- a CDS encoding glycoside hydrolase family 97 protein, producing the protein MRSVLLLICFFLCQLISAQQLQSPDKQLTLTFSLQDGGVPAYALTYKGKDVIRPSKLGLELKSDTSLTKGFRVQDTKTTSFDETWQPVWGEVRNIRNQYNELAVTLEQPSTQRSLVIRFRLFNDGLGFRYEFPLQKNLGHFVIKEERTQFALSGDHKAFWIPGDYDTQEYSTVTSNLSEVRGKMKAAITPNASQTPFSPTGVQTPLMLKSKDGLYINIHEAALVDYSCMHLELDDKNMILNSFLTPDAVGDKGTLQTPSKSPWRTIIVSDRAGDILESKLVLNLNEPTKYKNTSWIKPIKYIGVWWEMITGKSTWSYTDLDNVKLGITDFTHAKPNGKHAANTQHVKEYIDFAAKHGFDAVLVEGWNVGWEDWFGKHKDYVFDFVTPYPDFDVKELHRYAASKGVKIIMHHETSGAVRNYERHLDTAYKFMVENGYNAVKSGYVGDILPRGEYHYNQWMVNHYLYAIAKAAEYGIMVNAHEAVRPTGLSRTYPNLIGNEAARGTEYEAFGGSNPDHTTILPFTRLIGGPMDYTPGIFETKVSAYNPSNTSFVHTTLARQLALYVTMYSPLQMAADLPETYNKYLDAFQFIKDVAVDWDDSKVLEAEPGDYITFARKAKGTNNWFIGSTCDENGRTSTINFNFLDPGKKYVATIYSDAKNAHYETNPKAYTIRKAVVTNKSKLSQLCAPGGGYAISVMEATDATALKGLKTL; encoded by the coding sequence ATGCGAAGTGTTTTATTATTGATTTGTTTCTTTCTGTGCCAATTGATAAGTGCTCAACAGCTTCAATCACCTGATAAACAGTTAACACTAACCTTTTCTTTGCAGGATGGTGGTGTGCCCGCTTATGCACTTACCTATAAAGGAAAGGATGTGATTCGTCCTAGCAAATTGGGACTTGAGTTAAAGAGCGATACATCACTAACCAAAGGCTTCCGTGTTCAAGACACTAAAACAACCAGTTTTGACGAAACCTGGCAACCGGTATGGGGTGAAGTGAGAAACATTCGGAACCAGTACAATGAACTGGCTGTGACGTTGGAACAACCCTCTACTCAACGTTCCCTGGTTATCCGTTTCCGGCTCTTCAATGATGGCTTAGGCTTCCGGTATGAGTTTCCGTTACAAAAGAACCTAGGTCATTTTGTTATTAAAGAAGAAAGAACTCAGTTTGCACTCTCTGGCGATCATAAGGCATTTTGGATTCCGGGTGATTATGATACCCAGGAGTATAGCACAGTAACATCAAACTTGTCAGAAGTACGTGGCAAAATGAAAGCGGCCATTACTCCAAATGCTTCGCAAACACCTTTTTCTCCAACAGGTGTACAAACGCCTTTGATGCTAAAAAGCAAGGATGGCTTGTATATCAATATCCACGAAGCCGCCCTGGTAGACTACTCTTGTATGCACCTGGAATTGGATGATAAGAACATGATTCTAAATTCCTTCCTTACACCAGATGCGGTAGGAGATAAGGGTACTTTGCAAACGCCCAGCAAATCGCCTTGGCGTACTATCATAGTGAGCGATAGAGCTGGTGATATTTTAGAGTCTAAACTGGTTCTGAACCTCAACGAGCCTACAAAATACAAGAATACATCTTGGATCAAACCCATCAAGTATATTGGTGTATGGTGGGAAATGATTACAGGTAAAAGCACATGGTCTTATACCGACCTGGATAATGTCAAATTAGGTATAACAGACTTTACACATGCAAAGCCTAATGGTAAGCATGCCGCTAATACACAGCATGTAAAAGAATATATTGATTTTGCTGCTAAGCATGGATTTGATGCTGTGCTAGTTGAAGGCTGGAACGTAGGTTGGGAAGACTGGTTTGGTAAACACAAAGATTACGTATTTGACTTTGTAACGCCCTATCCCGATTTTGATGTAAAAGAACTCCACCGCTATGCAGCTTCCAAAGGTGTAAAGATCATCATGCACCATGAAACCTCAGGTGCTGTACGCAACTATGAGCGCCACTTGGATACAGCCTATAAGTTTATGGTAGAAAACGGTTATAACGCGGTAAAAAGTGGTTATGTTGGTGATATCTTACCAAGGGGAGAGTACCATTATAACCAATGGATGGTAAATCATTACCTGTATGCTATTGCCAAAGCTGCCGAATATGGTATTATGGTAAATGCACATGAAGCTGTGCGCCCAACAGGCTTAAGTCGTACCTATCCTAACTTGATCGGTAATGAAGCAGCTCGTGGTACAGAATATGAGGCCTTTGGTGGCAGTAATCCGGACCACACAACCATTCTGCCTTTCACCCGATTAATTGGTGGCCCTATGGACTATACACCCGGTATTTTTGAAACTAAGGTGAGTGCGTACAATCCAAGTAATACTTCTTTTGTACATACCACCTTGGCGCGTCAGCTGGCATTGTATGTAACCATGTACAGCCCGTTACAGATGGCGGCCGACTTACCAGAAACTTATAATAAGTATTTAGATGCCTTCCAGTTCATTAAAGACGTAGCAGTCGATTGGGATGATAGTAAAGTATTAGAAGCAGAACCCGGCGATTACATCACATTTGCCCGTAAAGCAAAAGGAACTAATAACTGGTTTATCGGTAGCACTTGCGATGAAAATGGACGCACCTCTACAATAAACTTCAATTTCTTAGATCCCGGTAAGAAATATGTAGCTACGATTTATAGCGATGCCAAGAATGCACATTATGAGACTAATCCTAAAGCATACACCATTCGAAAAGCAGTTGTTACAAATAAGAGCAAACTATCCCAGCTTTGTGCACCGGGTGGGGGATATGCCATAAGTGTAATGGAAGCCACTGATGCTACCGCCTTAAAAGGATTGAAAACGCTTTAA
- a CDS encoding glycoside hydrolase 5 family protein gives MKVKPLFVLLLLAILFQSNNSVAQSFVKRQGHQFVLNGKPYYYIGTNYWYGGLLGLEKDKKRGIDRLRKELDFLKSKGVANLRLVAGAEGQGLVAGVERIGPALQTDKGVFNEQVLDGLDIFLAELTKRDMKAIVFLSNNWEWSGGFLQYLRWNNQIPDSVFRNKMEWETMRDEIMKFYACSPCKEDYLKQVDFILNRTNKISKKKYSDEPAIMAWELANEPRPMRPAANELYKQWISDVSNHIKSKDKNHLVTIGHEGDISLESDLSYFEELHAYPSVDYLTIHIWPKNWAWMRPDSMKADFQQAINKTTDYINKHISAAQKLNKPLVIEEFGLPRDQYSFDPKSTTTLRDQYYKTIFSVWAQSKNTNGVVAGANFWAFGGVARPKQGQVFWKVGDDYMGDPPMEEQGLYTVFDSDKTTWQIIQKYSQMKKDNKK, from the coding sequence ATGAAAGTGAAACCGCTTTTTGTATTGCTTCTTCTTGCTATTTTGTTTCAAAGTAACAATAGTGTCGCCCAATCTTTTGTAAAACGCCAAGGGCATCAGTTTGTTTTAAACGGTAAGCCCTACTATTATATTGGAACTAACTATTGGTATGGTGGTTTGCTGGGGCTGGAAAAGGACAAGAAAAGAGGTATAGATCGCTTAAGAAAAGAATTGGATTTTTTGAAATCAAAAGGCGTTGCTAATCTACGCTTGGTGGCTGGTGCTGAAGGACAAGGTTTGGTGGCTGGTGTGGAGCGTATTGGCCCAGCACTACAAACCGACAAAGGCGTGTTTAATGAACAAGTACTGGATGGGCTGGACATCTTTTTAGCCGAGCTGACAAAGCGTGATATGAAAGCTATTGTATTCCTAAGCAACAATTGGGAATGGAGCGGTGGCTTTTTGCAATACCTGCGTTGGAACAATCAAATACCCGACTCTGTTTTCAGAAACAAAATGGAATGGGAGACTATGCGTGATGAGATAATGAAGTTTTATGCCTGTTCCCCATGTAAAGAAGACTACCTGAAGCAAGTAGACTTTATTCTCAACCGGACCAATAAGATATCCAAAAAGAAATACAGTGACGAGCCGGCTATAATGGCTTGGGAATTGGCTAACGAGCCGCGTCCTATGCGACCTGCGGCGAATGAGCTCTATAAACAATGGATTAGTGATGTTAGTAACCATATCAAGTCAAAAGACAAAAACCACCTGGTAACCATTGGACATGAAGGGGATATTTCTTTAGAAAGTGACCTGTCTTATTTTGAAGAATTACATGCGTACCCCAGTGTTGACTACCTGACCATACATATTTGGCCCAAAAACTGGGCATGGATGCGGCCAGATTCCATGAAAGCCGATTTTCAACAAGCAATAAATAAGACTACCGATTATATCAATAAGCATATTAGTGCCGCACAAAAGCTGAATAAGCCGTTAGTGATTGAAGAATTCGGGCTACCTCGTGATCAATATTCGTTTGATCCAAAGTCAACAACCACACTACGCGATCAATACTATAAAACCATTTTTTCTGTCTGGGCGCAAAGTAAAAATACAAATGGTGTTGTGGCGGGTGCTAATTTCTGGGCTTTTGGCGGAGTGGCTCGCCCTAAGCAAGGACAAGTATTTTGGAAAGTGGGTGACGACTATATGGGAGACCCGCCAATGGAGGAGCAAGGCCTATATACTGTATTTGATAGTGATAAAACTACCTGGCAAATCATTCAGAAATATAGCCAAATGAAAAAGGACAATAAGAAATAA
- a CDS encoding rhodanese-like domain-containing protein, translating into MNLLLKTNPFTILDVRTPSEFAKGHVPGAINIPLEEIATRVFELRKMPKPIIAYCMNGNGSGIATSFLKKQGVAEVYNGGSLHDMLRSAQ; encoded by the coding sequence ATGAACCTTCTATTAAAAACCAATCCTTTTACCATTTTGGACGTGCGAACGCCATCGGAGTTTGCAAAGGGACATGTACCAGGCGCCATCAACATTCCGCTGGAAGAAATAGCAACACGTGTATTTGAGTTAAGAAAAATGCCCAAACCAATTATTGCCTATTGCATGAATGGAAATGGAAGTGGCATTGCAACCAGCTTTTTAAAAAAGCAAGGTGTAGCTGAAGTATACAATGGTGGTAGTTTACATGATATGTTGCGATCAGCACAATAA
- a CDS encoding transglutaminase domain-containing protein, with translation MQLSKCLTPLLLVLSFLLLNRPLKAQEKFCSVDSFAKTIKFHKDIYQLTKELTNPYTQDLLKARSIFIWITENISYDYKLYNSGKENQQPTCKTGQNCDEVYLNWERKYLNKILRKQKGICDGYARLFKKMCDIAGIKSEVILGYTKTKPYQVGLTGPVNHAWNAVWIDSAYQLLDATWAAGYCVEKEGSGKLLSFHKAYNDYYWFTPFHDFARNHYPKEGKWVPEPNYTKERFAANPYYASAIINKIQLQSPTTGIIQAKKGDTLRFQFDYTDDFKVLQVNSNVFHNPPIWKEEKLSKRRKILTIDTLALKKQQYIPYKQSGNRYEFDYVVSDYSLYYLEVLFDFRKVLRFKIKVERESL, from the coding sequence ATGCAACTATCTAAATGCTTAACACCACTATTGCTTGTCCTCTCCTTTCTATTGCTTAACCGACCGTTGAAAGCACAAGAAAAATTTTGTAGCGTAGATAGTTTTGCCAAAACCATCAAATTCCATAAAGACATTTACCAACTAACCAAAGAATTGACTAACCCTTATACGCAAGATCTCCTAAAAGCAAGATCTATTTTTATATGGATCACTGAAAATATTTCCTACGATTATAAGTTATACAACTCTGGTAAAGAAAATCAACAGCCGACGTGCAAAACTGGTCAGAACTGTGATGAAGTGTATTTAAACTGGGAGAGAAAATACTTAAATAAGATACTCAGAAAACAAAAAGGTATCTGCGATGGATACGCCCGGCTATTTAAGAAGATGTGTGATATTGCCGGCATTAAAAGCGAGGTTATTTTAGGTTACACCAAAACAAAACCTTACCAGGTGGGCCTAACGGGACCGGTTAACCATGCCTGGAATGCCGTATGGATCGATAGTGCTTATCAACTTTTAGATGCTACATGGGCAGCAGGTTACTGCGTTGAAAAAGAAGGCTCAGGAAAGTTGTTAAGCTTTCACAAAGCGTATAATGATTACTATTGGTTTACCCCTTTCCATGATTTTGCCCGCAACCATTATCCGAAAGAAGGGAAGTGGGTACCAGAACCCAACTACACAAAAGAACGTTTTGCTGCTAATCCGTATTATGCTTCTGCGATCATTAATAAGATACAGTTACAATCGCCAACCACCGGAATTATACAAGCAAAAAAGGGAGATACACTACGATTTCAATTTGACTATACTGATGATTTTAAAGTTTTGCAGGTCAACTCCAATGTGTTTCATAACCCGCCAATCTGGAAAGAAGAAAAGCTAAGCAAGCGACGCAAGATACTTACTATTGATACCTTGGCGCTTAAGAAGCAACAATACATTCCGTATAAACAGTCAGGTAACCGTTATGAGTTTGACTATGTAGTGTCGGACTACTCACTATACTACCTTGAAGTACTATTTGACTTTCGTAAGGTACTACGATTTAAAATAAAGGTGGAAAGGGAAAGTTTATAG
- a CDS encoding PorP/SprF family type IX secretion system membrane protein, producing the protein MKKAWITVLGLMFMCKVLQAQSYHFSQFFSTPLLTNPANTGFLEGPYRIASNFRTQGQMGGGAYFTGYLSADFNLFQDRLSEYHKAGAGIYLMNDQSLNGALKTNAVGFSAAYHVPLDIHGDHSIGLGFQGVYHQRLIDYSKLSFGNQFGSAGYDPSLPIGEGLNNKSVGYFDVNAGMVYNIILEDRAFFGGVSVYNILRHTENVIEDEFRMPLRITAQAGAQFFIAEYSKAYFSITHMQQGEAKETTVGAAYGQQLTDGIKNEINIGLWYRYKDAVIPYVGYFWGGFQVGLSYDHTVSSLKTAAEVRNAYELTLLYKAFDKTAMKKLIPWY; encoded by the coding sequence ATGAAAAAAGCATGGATCACCGTATTGGGACTGATGTTTATGTGCAAGGTGTTGCAAGCACAATCCTATCATTTTTCTCAATTCTTTTCAACACCACTCTTAACCAACCCGGCAAATACAGGTTTCCTAGAAGGGCCATATCGGATAGCTTCTAATTTTCGTACACAAGGCCAAATGGGTGGTGGCGCTTATTTCACAGGTTATTTGTCTGCCGATTTTAACTTATTTCAAGATCGTTTAAGCGAGTATCATAAGGCAGGGGCTGGTATTTATTTAATGAATGATCAATCCTTGAATGGTGCTTTGAAAACTAATGCTGTTGGCTTTAGTGCTGCTTACCATGTGCCATTAGACATTCATGGCGATCATAGTATAGGTCTTGGTTTTCAGGGTGTATATCACCAGCGGTTAATTGACTATTCCAAGCTATCTTTTGGTAACCAGTTTGGCTCTGCTGGATATGATCCTTCATTGCCAATTGGAGAAGGTCTAAACAATAAGAGTGTTGGTTATTTCGATGTCAATGCCGGGATGGTATATAATATTATTTTGGAAGACCGGGCTTTTTTTGGAGGAGTATCTGTTTATAATATTCTGCGTCATACAGAAAATGTTATTGAAGATGAATTTCGGATGCCGCTGCGTATTACAGCCCAAGCTGGCGCACAGTTTTTTATTGCGGAATATAGCAAAGCTTATTTTTCAATTACACATATGCAGCAGGGCGAGGCAAAAGAAACAACTGTTGGTGCCGCTTACGGGCAGCAATTGACAGACGGAATAAAAAATGAAATCAATATTGGGCTCTGGTATAGATACAAAGATGCTGTGATACCTTATGTTGGATATTTTTGGGGTGGATTTCAAGTAGGACTTTCTTATGATCATACCGTTTCGTCCTTAAAAACAGCTGCTGAAGTACGCAATGCTTATGAACTAACGTTGCTGTATAAAGCATTTGATAAAACCGCCATGAAAAAGTTGATTCCGTGGTATTAG
- a CDS encoding helix-turn-helix domain-containing protein — protein MAVRQELDKTDIEYKNIQLGEVELSKPLEEDQKEKLSESLNSLGFELLDDRKSALIAQIKSTIIKMVHANELVESNKKLSVILSEKLGMDYHYISSLFSSIEGVTIEKYVILQRIERAKELLIYDELNLNEIADALGYSSVQHLSLQFKKVTGLTPTYFKQMKEKNRKPLDKI, from the coding sequence ATGGCAGTGCGGCAAGAATTAGATAAAACAGACATTGAATATAAGAATATTCAATTGGGCGAGGTGGAATTATCCAAACCACTGGAAGAAGATCAAAAGGAAAAATTGAGCGAAAGCTTGAACAGCTTAGGCTTTGAACTGTTAGATGATCGTAAGTCTGCACTTATTGCTCAAATCAAGTCTACCATTATTAAAATGGTACATGCCAATGAATTGGTAGAGTCCAACAAAAAGCTTTCGGTTATCCTTTCTGAAAAGCTGGGAATGGATTATCATTATATCTCCTCCTTATTCTCCTCTATAGAAGGTGTTACTATTGAGAAATATGTAATTCTGCAACGTATCGAGCGGGCAAAAGAATTATTGATCTATGACGAATTGAACCTAAATGAAATTGCAGATGCGCTGGGGTATAGCAGTGTGCAACACTTGTCACTGCAGTTCAAAAAAGTAACAGGATTAACACCTACCTACTTTAAACAAATGAAGGAAAAAAACAGAAAGCCGCTGGATAAGATTTAA
- a CDS encoding PAS domain-containing sensor histidine kinase, whose amino-acid sequence MNHHSESVLTPTPSIPTISSQHILNELSDVIVVLDKTGRIVYTNSSSFDMWGFTSQELLNTNIIDLVEPHEKRRTLHYFTQIHSGYSGLYLENRCRRKDGKVISISWVARWNESDQLLYATVSIIKKRLVFDDIEFQYEAALKQRDQEVAELLERMPDGYFVLDTDWRIVYGNPKAEQLVGKTLEDVYLKSIWDCFPADYETVFETQYRKAIKEQSPVLFEAFFANPLYKWLEVNAYPSSTGLSVFFRDITERKNAEAELRKLSLIATETTNAVSLVELDGTISWVNKAFVNLTGYSAAEVIGIKSEKIWIGPETDTQLVQQLRESFNAGKPFQAELLGYTKTGEKIWTEVSGQIIANEYGGVQRYCIIYTDITDRKKAENELRKLSVIAQETINAVAISDTKRRIVWINKACEQMSGYKLQEAVGKTVTEIFDGPLTDGKKISYAESCFQSVKPFHIEVLNYRKNGETYWADVSSQPMFDENGKLLYYFSISTDITNRKKLEEELQLQRNRTTAAVIAAQEKERALVGQELHDNVNQVLTTVKLYTELCRDGIGNASEIMDKSIKLLQDSIDEVRSLSRRLSAPSLGDIKLKESVTELVEAVRATNKLQISLTMKGVEELEVNQDVHLALYRILQEHLTNVLKHSEASHVKVYIEAKQSALSLQVNDDGLGFDLQQKSNGIGISNMMSRAESIKGSLIIRSAPGMGCELQVCFPVEW is encoded by the coding sequence ATGAATCACCACTCTGAAAGCGTCCTTACGCCTACTCCTTCCATTCCTACAATTTCTTCACAACACATTCTAAATGAACTAAGTGATGTAATAGTAGTCTTAGATAAAACGGGTCGTATTGTTTATACGAACAGTTCTTCTTTTGACATGTGGGGCTTTACTTCTCAGGAATTACTTAACACAAACATCATAGATCTAGTTGAGCCACATGAAAAGCGGCGCACGCTTCACTATTTTACTCAAATTCATTCAGGGTATTCAGGCTTGTATTTAGAGAATAGGTGTAGAAGGAAAGATGGTAAGGTGATTTCAATTTCTTGGGTGGCTCGCTGGAATGAAAGCGATCAATTGCTATACGCCACTGTAAGCATCATAAAAAAAAGACTGGTTTTTGATGATATTGAGTTTCAATACGAAGCAGCATTAAAACAAAGAGATCAGGAGGTGGCAGAGTTATTAGAGCGAATGCCCGATGGGTACTTCGTTCTGGACACAGATTGGCGAATTGTTTATGGCAATCCTAAGGCTGAGCAGTTGGTGGGTAAAACATTGGAAGATGTTTATTTGAAGTCCATATGGGACTGTTTTCCAGCCGATTATGAAACGGTATTCGAAACTCAATACCGTAAAGCAATAAAGGAACAATCGCCAGTACTTTTTGAGGCTTTTTTTGCCAACCCTTTATATAAGTGGCTAGAAGTAAATGCCTACCCGTCATCTACAGGGCTTTCTGTTTTTTTCAGAGATATAACTGAGCGAAAGAATGCTGAGGCAGAGTTGCGAAAACTTTCATTGATCGCTACAGAAACCACCAATGCAGTTTCTCTTGTAGAGCTGGATGGGACAATATCCTGGGTAAATAAGGCTTTTGTGAATTTAACAGGTTATTCTGCAGCAGAGGTTATTGGTATAAAAAGCGAAAAGATATGGATTGGTCCGGAAACAGATACCCAACTTGTTCAACAGCTGCGTGAAAGTTTTAATGCAGGAAAGCCGTTCCAGGCAGAGTTGCTGGGTTATACAAAAACAGGCGAGAAAATATGGACCGAAGTTTCCGGGCAGATTATAGCAAATGAGTATGGTGGCGTACAACGCTATTGTATAATATATACTGACATTACAGATAGAAAGAAAGCAGAGAATGAGTTGCGTAAACTTTCCGTTATAGCACAAGAAACCATTAATGCAGTGGCTATTAGTGATACCAAGCGGCGTATTGTTTGGATAAATAAGGCTTGTGAACAAATGAGTGGCTATAAGTTACAAGAAGCCGTAGGTAAGACGGTTACTGAGATCTTTGATGGGCCATTAACAGATGGTAAGAAGATCAGTTATGCTGAAAGCTGTTTTCAAAGCGTAAAACCTTTTCATATAGAGGTGCTCAATTATCGTAAGAATGGAGAAACCTATTGGGCCGATGTTTCCAGCCAGCCTATGTTTGATGAGAATGGCAAGCTGCTCTACTATTTTTCAATCTCTACCGACATCACCAATCGTAAAAAATTGGAAGAAGAACTTCAGTTACAACGTAATCGTACTACGGCTGCAGTTATAGCCGCGCAGGAAAAAGAGCGTGCTCTTGTTGGACAAGAACTACATGATAATGTAAACCAGGTACTAACTACCGTTAAGTTGTATACCGAGTTGTGTAGGGATGGCATCGGTAATGCTTCTGAAATTATGGATAAGTCTATTAAACTGCTTCAAGATTCTATTGATGAAGTGCGTAGCTTGTCTAGGCGATTATCGGCTCCCTCATTAGGAGATATTAAATTGAAGGAGTCAGTTACAGAACTGGTAGAAGCCGTTAGGGCGACCAATAAATTGCAGATTAGTTTAACAATGAAAGGGGTAGAGGAGTTAGAGGTGAATCAAGATGTTCACCTGGCCTTGTATCGCATTTTACAGGAACATCTTACCAATGTACTAAAGCATAGTGAGGCTTCTCATGTAAAAGTATATATAGAAGCAAAACAATCGGCTCTTTCGCTTCAGGTAAATGATGATGGACTTGGGTTTGATCTGCAACAGAAAAGTAATGGTATTGGTATTTCCAATATGATGTCAAGAGCTGAAAGTATCAAAGGCTCGCTGATTATTAGAAGTGCGCCGGGAATGGGATGTGAATTGCAGGTGTGTTTCCCTGTAGAGTGGTAG
- a CDS encoding rhodanese-like domain-containing protein, which yields MKIQQWEDKGLAHFSYAVLSECEKKIVLIDPARNPQPYLEFAKENESQIVGVIETHPHADFVSSHLELSERTGATLYVHSLVNAFYPHEAFDEGHAIEIGKIKLYPLYTPGHSPDSICIVLEHEGKSKAVFTGDTLFIGDCGRPDLREGVGNLQVTREKLASQMYHSLRDKLLPLPDDTIVYPAHGAGSLCGKALKAAQSSTMGEEKKTNWCLQDISEDEFVKQLLADQPFVPAYFPFDVDLNRKGAPSFQERISAVTYGDTIKNTNEADRLDKNIWVVDVRNAQAFQQGHLPHSINIVGGGKFETWLGSIIQPGETFYLASDNKEQLGKLVDRAAAIGYEGQVKEAFVLENAFETMPALDVDEFKGHTANYTVVDVRNNGEVSQKKIFANSIHIPLGELRKRWAEIPTNKPIVVHCAGGTRSAAASSLLQEELNGSTKVYDLGEAVKTFG from the coding sequence ATGAAGATCCAACAATGGGAAGATAAAGGCCTAGCACATTTTAGCTATGCTGTATTGAGTGAATGCGAAAAGAAAATCGTTTTAATAGACCCGGCACGTAATCCTCAACCTTACCTGGAATTTGCCAAAGAGAACGAATCCCAGATTGTAGGCGTTATTGAAACACACCCACATGCAGACTTTGTCAGCAGCCATTTAGAGTTGAGCGAGCGCACAGGTGCTACTTTATATGTACACAGCCTGGTAAATGCCTTCTACCCCCACGAAGCGTTTGATGAAGGCCATGCTATTGAAATAGGTAAAATAAAACTTTACCCACTATATACACCGGGCCACTCACCAGATAGCATCTGTATTGTTTTAGAGCATGAAGGAAAGTCCAAAGCTGTCTTCACAGGCGATACACTTTTCATTGGAGATTGTGGTCGTCCTGATTTGCGCGAAGGCGTAGGCAACCTGCAAGTTACGCGTGAAAAGCTGGCAAGCCAGATGTACCACTCCCTACGAGATAAGCTACTACCACTTCCCGACGACACAATTGTATATCCAGCACACGGTGCAGGCTCCTTATGCGGTAAAGCCTTAAAAGCAGCCCAAAGCAGCACCATGGGTGAAGAAAAGAAAACCAATTGGTGCTTACAAGATATCAGTGAAGATGAGTTTGTAAAACAGCTTTTAGCTGACCAGCCATTTGTACCTGCATACTTTCCGTTTGATGTGGATTTAAACCGCAAAGGCGCACCATCATTTCAAGAACGCATAAGTGCAGTAACGTATGGAGATACTATTAAAAACACAAATGAGGCAGATCGGCTGGACAAGAACATATGGGTGGTAGATGTACGAAATGCTCAAGCTTTTCAACAAGGCCATCTACCGCACTCTATCAATATCGTTGGAGGCGGCAAGTTTGAAACCTGGCTGGGCAGCATTATTCAACCTGGCGAGACGTTTTATTTAGCAAGCGACAACAAAGAGCAGCTGGGAAAATTGGTAGATCGTGCTGCCGCTATTGGATATGAAGGGCAGGTAAAAGAAGCATTCGTTTTGGAAAATGCTTTTGAAACAATGCCGGCATTAGATGTAGACGAGTTTAAAGGGCATACAGCCAATTATACGGTTGTGGATGTACGTAATAATGGAGAAGTTAGTCAGAAGAAGATCTTTGCCAATAGTATACATATACCATTAGGCGAACTAAGAAAACGCTGGGCTGAAATTCCAACCAATAAGCCAATTGTAGTTCATTGCGCAGGAGGCACAAGGAGTGCAGCAGCCAGCTCGCTGCTTCAGGAAGAACTAAACGGCTCTACCAAAGTGTATGATTTAGGTGAGGCGGTTAAAACGTTTGGTTAA